A region of Lycium barbarum isolate Lr01 chromosome 1, ASM1917538v2, whole genome shotgun sequence DNA encodes the following proteins:
- the LOC132645015 gene encoding ATP synthase subunit epsilon, mitochondrial-like, which produces MASNAAAPFWRSAGMTYITYSNLCANLVRKCLKEPYKSEALSREKVHYTISKWADGKPQKPTIRSDSPEE; this is translated from the exons ATGGCTTCAAACGCAGCGGCGCCGTTTTGGAGGTCAGCAGGGATGACTTACATAACATACTCAAACTTATGCGCCAATCTGGTCAGAAAGTGCCTTAAAGAACCTTACAAATCCGAAGCTTTGAGCCGTGAGAAGGTCCATTATACCATCTCCAAATGGGCTGATGGCAAGCCTCAGAAACCTA CCATCCGCTCAGATTCTCCTGAAGAATGA
- the LOC132644995 gene encoding protein MANNAN SYNTHESIS-RELATED 1-like isoform X1 — MRVDPRQIVAGVLTVTMFVMLGNMITRDHFVSLPVDSDISIHSTSKQSLENGPWIQDGASLKPCWTKPVPQEADQSQGFVTFSLTNGPEYHVSQIADAVIVARYLRATLVIPDIRGSKPGDKRNFEDIYDVEHFVRSLDGVVKVAKTQPTEVSARNLAVVKVPNRVSEDYIAENIEPVFTSKGNIRLATYFPSVNMKKMKEKSNIDSIACMAMFGTLELQPEVNEVVESMVERLRTLSAKSKGQFIAVDLRADILERKSCQGDGALKSKSCYGPEEIGMFLRKVGFNKDTTLYLTQSRWGSSLDALKDLFPKTYTKESIMPIDKKAKFLVSESSELEKVINFYMCSESDVFVPAISGLFYANVAGKRIASGKTQILVPADIPGSSAALTDHISHYVSKKNHFAYSCFC; from the exons ATGAGGGTGGATCCGAGACAAATAGTGGCTGGTGTTCTTACTGTTACTATGTTCGTAATGCTTGGCAATATGATCACCAGGGACCACTTTGTTTCACTTCCT GTGGATTCTGATATATCTATCCATAGTACCAGTAAGCAGAGCCTGGAAAATGGCCCTTGGATACAGGATGGTGCATCCCTAAAGCCTTGTTGGACTAAACCAGTTCCCC AAGAAGCTGACCAATCACAAGGATTTGTTACCTTCTCTCTCACTAATGGCCCTGAATATCATGTCTCTCAG ATTGCTGATGCCGTGATAGTAGCGAGGTATCTGCGTGCAACTCTTGTAATCCCAGACATCAGGGGGAGCAAACCTGGGGATAAGAG GAACTTTGAAGACATCTATGATGTAGAACACTTTGTGAGAAGCCTAGATGGGGTGGTCAAAGTAGCAAAAACTCAGCCTACTGAAGTCTCAGCAAGAAATCTTGCTGTCGTGAAGGTTCCAAATAGGGTTTCTGAAGATTATATTGCTGAAAACATTGAGCCAGTTTTCACATCTAAGGGGAACATAAGGCTGGCAACATACTTTCCTTCAGTGAAcatgaaaaaaatgaaagagaagagcAATATCGACTCAATTGCATGTATGGCGATGTTTGGAACTCTAGAGCTTCAACCCGAAGTTAATGAAGTAGTTGAATCCATGGTGGAGCGGTTAAGAACTTTGAGCGCAAAGTCAAAAGGACAGTTCATTGCAGTGGATCTGAGGGCTGATATATTGGAGAGAAAGAGTTGCCAAGGAGACGGTGCTCTTAAATCAAAGAGCTGCTATGGTCCAGAGGAGATAGGTATGTTCTTGAGAAAAGTTGGTTTCAACAAGGATACAACTCTATATCTGACTCAATCAAGGTGGGGTAGCAGCCTTGATGCATTGAAGGATCTCTTTCCTAAAACATATACAAAG GAAAGCATAATGCCCATTGACAAAAAGGCAAAATTTCTCGTCTCAGAGTCTTCTGAACTGGAGAAAGTAATCAACTTCTACATGTGTTCTGAGAGTGATGTTTTCGTACCAGCAATCTCAGGTCTCTTTTATGCCAATGTGGCTGGTAAGAGAATCGCTTCTGGGAAGACACAGATACTTGTTCCGGCTGATATTCCTGGCTCTTCTGCTGCTTTAACAGATCACATATCCCATTATGTTTCAAAAAAGAACCACTTCGCCTATTCATGTTTCTGCTAG
- the LOC132644995 gene encoding protein MANNAN SYNTHESIS-RELATED 1-like isoform X2: protein MRVDPRQIVAGVLTVTMFVMLGNMITRDHFVSLPVDSDISIHSTSKQSLENGPWIQDGASLKPCWTKPVPQADQSQGFVTFSLTNGPEYHVSQIADAVIVARYLRATLVIPDIRGSKPGDKRNFEDIYDVEHFVRSLDGVVKVAKTQPTEVSARNLAVVKVPNRVSEDYIAENIEPVFTSKGNIRLATYFPSVNMKKMKEKSNIDSIACMAMFGTLELQPEVNEVVESMVERLRTLSAKSKGQFIAVDLRADILERKSCQGDGALKSKSCYGPEEIGMFLRKVGFNKDTTLYLTQSRWGSSLDALKDLFPKTYTKESIMPIDKKAKFLVSESSELEKVINFYMCSESDVFVPAISGLFYANVAGKRIASGKTQILVPADIPGSSAALTDHISHYVSKKNHFAYSCFC, encoded by the exons ATGAGGGTGGATCCGAGACAAATAGTGGCTGGTGTTCTTACTGTTACTATGTTCGTAATGCTTGGCAATATGATCACCAGGGACCACTTTGTTTCACTTCCT GTGGATTCTGATATATCTATCCATAGTACCAGTAAGCAGAGCCTGGAAAATGGCCCTTGGATACAGGATGGTGCATCCCTAAAGCCTTGTTGGACTAAACCAGTTCCCC AAGCTGACCAATCACAAGGATTTGTTACCTTCTCTCTCACTAATGGCCCTGAATATCATGTCTCTCAG ATTGCTGATGCCGTGATAGTAGCGAGGTATCTGCGTGCAACTCTTGTAATCCCAGACATCAGGGGGAGCAAACCTGGGGATAAGAG GAACTTTGAAGACATCTATGATGTAGAACACTTTGTGAGAAGCCTAGATGGGGTGGTCAAAGTAGCAAAAACTCAGCCTACTGAAGTCTCAGCAAGAAATCTTGCTGTCGTGAAGGTTCCAAATAGGGTTTCTGAAGATTATATTGCTGAAAACATTGAGCCAGTTTTCACATCTAAGGGGAACATAAGGCTGGCAACATACTTTCCTTCAGTGAAcatgaaaaaaatgaaagagaagagcAATATCGACTCAATTGCATGTATGGCGATGTTTGGAACTCTAGAGCTTCAACCCGAAGTTAATGAAGTAGTTGAATCCATGGTGGAGCGGTTAAGAACTTTGAGCGCAAAGTCAAAAGGACAGTTCATTGCAGTGGATCTGAGGGCTGATATATTGGAGAGAAAGAGTTGCCAAGGAGACGGTGCTCTTAAATCAAAGAGCTGCTATGGTCCAGAGGAGATAGGTATGTTCTTGAGAAAAGTTGGTTTCAACAAGGATACAACTCTATATCTGACTCAATCAAGGTGGGGTAGCAGCCTTGATGCATTGAAGGATCTCTTTCCTAAAACATATACAAAG GAAAGCATAATGCCCATTGACAAAAAGGCAAAATTTCTCGTCTCAGAGTCTTCTGAACTGGAGAAAGTAATCAACTTCTACATGTGTTCTGAGAGTGATGTTTTCGTACCAGCAATCTCAGGTCTCTTTTATGCCAATGTGGCTGGTAAGAGAATCGCTTCTGGGAAGACACAGATACTTGTTCCGGCTGATATTCCTGGCTCTTCTGCTGCTTTAACAGATCACATATCCCATTATGTTTCAAAAAAGAACCACTTCGCCTATTCATGTTTCTGCTAG
- the LOC132645004 gene encoding uncharacterized protein LOC132645004, which yields MQYPQAAAAPERACARNFPVGSPKIIISQNRQPAFHFRPTKFGSAIPSNSLRSLSMSHLANYSTAVRASSSSFSSSSSPWDDKPYEVLPNGKIVYLDEQDVVTFLDPPMELIPLDPSSYNPAFYLWKKIEDIPDERRHRLLSLLSPRLISQAWEIAGTRYDNPKLVEKSGSSLLATGNSDIVAEYWKCRTSGGPLQIAWLNFFKKVVFRTGDGKAYGRLISESVFSGLSNSFYPLYFTVSELKEVMSTEEPCDLAYEFKDGILDLPDFPRGFPKPAEHPWPFNDEIVMYIRHAGPGVMIGQAWQEGKALQQVPKKLCGEILMVKEYLSSQPQSG from the exons ATGCAGTATCCTCAAGCAGCAGCTGCCCCCGAGAGGGCGTGCGCCCGTAACTTCCCGGTTGGCTCCCCAAAAATAATCATTTCCCAAAATCGACAGCCAGCTTTCCATTTCCGTCCCACAAAGTTTGGTTCAGCCATTCCGTCGAACAGTTTGAGGTCTCTGTCAATGTCGCATCTAGCAAACTACAGCACCGCAGTACGAGCAAGTTCGTCTTCATTCTCCAGCTCTTCCTCACCGTGGGATGATAAACCTTATGAAGTTTTACCAAATGGCAAGATAGTGTACTTGGACGAACAGGATGTTGTCACCTTCCTTGACCCTCCCATGGAGCTTATTCCTTTGGACCCTTCTTCTTATAATCCCGCCTTTTATCTTTG gaaGAAAATTGAGGATATTCCAGATGAAAGGCGGCACAGACTGTTGTCCTTGCTTAGCCCAAG GTTGATATCACAAGCTTGGGAGATAGCTGGCACACGGTACGATAATCCAAAACTGGTAGAGAAAAGTGGATCTAGCTTGCTAGCAACCGGAAATAGTGACATAGTTGCTGAGTATTGGAAGTGCCGAACGAGCGGAG GACCACTGCAGATTGCCTGGTtaaatttcttcaaaaag GTTGTATTTCGCACTGGTGATGGGAAGGCATATGGGCGACTCATTA GCGAATCAGTTTTCTCTGGGCTCTCAAATTCATTTTATCCTTTATACTTTACGGTTAGTGAACTCAAAGAAGTGATGTCAACAGAAGAGCCTTGTGATTTAGCATATGAATTCAAAGATGGAATCTTGGATCTCCCTGATTTTCCTCGTGGTTTCCCTAAGCCAG CCGAGCATCCATGGCCATTTAACGATGAGATTGTCATGTACATACGTCATGCGGGTCCAGGAGTGATGATAGGACAAGCCTGGCAAGAAGGAAAAGCATTACAACAAGTGCCCAAAAAGCTGTGCGGTGAAATCTTGATGGTGAAAGAGTATTTATCTTCTCAGCCACAATCAGGCTAG